In a genomic window of Flavobacterium crassostreae:
- a CDS encoding ISAon1 family transposase N-terminal region protein: MQDSFVDLLKLLLPEIIVEYFELTSYKKEEEILHLYLKEINSIPKEHRQSKLSSKGFFDEITVQDFPIRGHQVYLHITRRRWLNEDTGKVVFRDWNLVADGTRVTQEFASFLKEIHRFQPK; the protein is encoded by the coding sequence ATGCAAGATTCTTTTGTCGACCTTCTCAAGTTGTTACTTCCTGAAATCATAGTTGAATACTTTGAACTGACTTCCTATAAAAAAGAGGAAGAGATACTTCATCTTTACTTAAAGGAGATTAATTCAATTCCTAAAGAACATCGACAATCAAAATTGAGCTCAAAAGGATTCTTTGATGAAATAACAGTTCAGGATTTCCCTATTCGTGGGCATCAGGTATATCTTCATATCACTCGAAGAAGATGGCTGAATGAAGATACTGGAAAAGTAGTTTTTAGAGATTGGAATTTAGTAGCAGACGGAACTCGTGTAACCCAGGAGTTTGCGTCTTTTTTAAAAGAGATCCATAGATTCCAGCCCAAATGA
- a CDS encoding proline dehydrogenase family protein, translated as MEKIFNNTQVAFSLKSDTELDRAYFLFKMIANQPLVRIGTAMTNFALKAKLPVEGLIRATVFDHFCGGINEEDCLSVVDKMYTKGVSSVLDYSVEGKESEDQFDAALKMTLKTIEFAKERMAIPFAVFKPTGLGRFELYEKIGRKEVLSTKDQAEWDRVVARFDLVCSEGHKKDVTLLIDGEESWMQDAADDLVTAMMRKYNKEKAIVFNTLQLYRWDRLDYLKKLAALAKSEGFYIGMKIVRGAYMEKENQRALDKGYPTPICATKQATDTNYDTTVKYMMEHLDQMSIFAGTHNESSTYTLMELMKSKGIASNDTRIWFGQLYGMSDNISYNLAQNGYNVAKYLPFGPVKDVMPYLIRRAEENTSVAGQTSRELEMIKAERKRRKAK; from the coding sequence ATGGAAAAAATTTTCAACAATACACAAGTTGCCTTTTCATTAAAGAGTGATACAGAACTTGATCGTGCTTATTTTTTATTTAAAATGATTGCAAACCAACCCTTAGTTCGTATTGGAACTGCAATGACTAATTTTGCTCTAAAGGCAAAACTACCTGTTGAGGGACTAATTAGGGCTACTGTTTTTGATCATTTTTGTGGAGGAATCAATGAAGAAGATTGTCTGTCTGTGGTAGATAAAATGTACACCAAAGGGGTTTCGTCCGTATTGGATTACTCCGTAGAAGGAAAAGAGTCCGAAGACCAATTTGATGCTGCCTTAAAAATGACTCTCAAAACGATTGAATTTGCTAAGGAACGTATGGCAATACCTTTTGCTGTATTTAAACCCACTGGTTTAGGACGTTTTGAATTGTATGAAAAAATAGGCAGAAAAGAAGTTTTGTCCACCAAAGACCAAGCAGAATGGGATCGAGTAGTGGCTCGTTTTGATTTAGTTTGTAGTGAAGGACATAAAAAAGACGTAACCTTATTGATTGATGGCGAAGAAAGCTGGATGCAAGATGCTGCCGATGATTTAGTTACTGCCATGATGCGCAAGTATAATAAGGAAAAAGCAATTGTATTCAATACCTTACAATTGTATCGTTGGGATCGTTTGGATTATTTAAAAAAATTAGCTGCCCTTGCCAAAAGCGAAGGTTTTTATATAGGGATGAAAATTGTTCGTGGAGCTTATATGGAGAAAGAAAACCAACGCGCTTTGGATAAAGGATATCCTACTCCAATTTGTGCTACAAAACAAGCTACAGATACCAATTATGATACCACTGTTAAGTATATGATGGAGCATTTGGATCAAATGTCTATTTTTGCAGGCACCCATAACGAATCCAGCACCTATACACTAATGGAGTTGATGAAATCCAAAGGAATTGCCTCTAACGATACCCGAATTTGGTTTGGTCAACTGTATGGTATGAGTGACAATATCAGCTATAATTTAGCCCAAAACGGATACAATGTGGCTAAATATTTGCCTTTTGGACCTGTTAAAGATGTGATGCCTTACCTTATACGTCGTGCAGAAGAAAATACCTCTGTTGCTGGTCAAACCAGTCGTGAATTAGAGATGATTAAAGCAGAACGAAAACGCAGAAAAGCGAAATAA
- a CDS encoding toxin-antitoxin system YwqK family antitoxin, which translates to MKYYTFLVVSFFICFSPIVFAQTNFNKVDANGNKHGIWKGVYQESKRPRYEGNFTHGKEVGMFKFFDDTKANTVIATRNFDDKGNAAYTIFYDQANNKVSEGKVVHKLFEGEWKYYHQASKTVMTLENYKNGKLEGLRSVYYSDGKIAEETNYNNNLKNGISKIYSQKGIVLEEVYYSNNQYNGLAIFRDAQGNIASTGKFINNKKEGIWSFFENGKKVKEINMSFPQTKSN; encoded by the coding sequence ATGAAATATTATACCTTTTTAGTAGTTAGCTTTTTTATTTGTTTCAGTCCGATAGTATTTGCTCAAACTAATTTTAATAAAGTAGATGCTAATGGAAATAAACATGGCATTTGGAAAGGGGTTTATCAAGAGTCAAAAAGACCTAGGTATGAAGGTAATTTTACTCACGGAAAGGAAGTTGGGATGTTTAAATTTTTTGATGATACCAAAGCCAACACAGTAATTGCTACCCGAAATTTTGACGATAAGGGAAATGCTGCTTATACCATTTTTTATGATCAAGCCAATAATAAAGTAAGTGAAGGAAAAGTAGTCCATAAGTTGTTTGAAGGAGAATGGAAATACTACCACCAAGCTTCAAAAACAGTTATGACTCTGGAAAATTATAAAAATGGAAAGTTAGAAGGCTTGCGTTCTGTTTATTATTCAGATGGGAAAATTGCAGAAGAAACCAATTATAATAATAATTTGAAAAACGGTATTAGTAAAATATATTCTCAAAAAGGGATTGTGCTTGAAGAGGTTTATTATTCTAATAACCAGTATAATGGCCTTGCGATCTTTAGGGATGCACAAGGGAATATTGCTTCTACAGGGAAATTTATAAACAATAAGAAGGAAGGTATTTGGTCTTTTTTTGAAAATGGAAAAAAAGTTAAGGAAATCAATATGAGTTTTCCGCAGACTAAATCTAATTAG
- a CDS encoding ABC transporter ATP-binding protein, translating to MARIKENDLPKAKLNSNSLQKALRIFKYATNHKWKFFVGLIFLLLTSATALAFPKLMGMLVDCVTNKDLDQANEIALLLMGVLALQAIFSFFRISLFVNFTENSLSNIRFALYENLIKLPMSFFSQKRVGELNSRISADISQLQDTFTTTIAEFLRQFILIVGGFIILGSISPKLTLMMLCIVPLVAVGAVVFGRFIRKYGKKTQDKVAESQVIVEETLQGITNVKAFANEWYELQRYKNKINEIVKIAIKGGQYRGYFASFIILCLFGCVVAVVWYGITLTIKGEVEGVGDLISFILYTTFIGASFGGIAEMYAQIQKAVGATERVFELLDEKPEAISTTIDTANPIKLKGTVNFCNVAFSYPSRKEIEVLKAVSFDVAFGQKIAIVGPSGAGKSTIASLLLRFYDIESGTILIDGKNIYDYDLETLRGNMSIVPQDVILFGGTIKENIAYGKPNATEDEIYMAAKQANALNFIEGFPEKFETIVGERGIKLSGGQRQRIAIARALLKNPSILILDEATSSLDSESEKLVQEALEILMQGRTSIIIAHRLATIRSADQILVLDNGIVSEKGTHQELIALENGKYKNLSTLQFTDF from the coding sequence ATGGCTCGAATTAAAGAAAATGATTTACCAAAAGCGAAATTAAACTCCAATTCGCTTCAAAAAGCACTTCGGATTTTTAAATATGCTACAAATCACAAATGGAAATTTTTTGTAGGATTGATTTTTTTGTTGTTGACCAGTGCCACTGCCCTAGCCTTTCCAAAATTAATGGGTATGTTGGTAGATTGTGTTACTAATAAAGATTTGGATCAAGCAAATGAGATTGCCTTATTATTAATGGGGGTTTTGGCCTTACAAGCTATATTCTCTTTTTTTAGAATATCGCTTTTTGTTAACTTTACCGAAAATTCCTTATCCAATATTCGATTTGCACTCTACGAGAATTTGATAAAATTGCCAATGTCTTTTTTTTCCCAAAAACGTGTCGGAGAACTAAATAGCCGTATTAGTGCCGATATCTCTCAATTACAAGATACTTTTACAACAACAATTGCCGAGTTTTTACGTCAATTTATTTTAATTGTTGGAGGATTTATAATTCTGGGTAGTATATCCCCAAAATTAACGTTAATGATGCTTTGCATTGTACCGCTTGTGGCAGTGGGAGCGGTAGTGTTTGGTCGTTTTATTCGAAAATATGGCAAAAAAACACAAGATAAAGTAGCCGAAAGTCAAGTAATCGTAGAGGAAACACTACAAGGTATCACTAATGTTAAGGCCTTTGCTAATGAATGGTATGAACTACAACGGTACAAAAATAAAATTAATGAAATTGTAAAAATTGCTATTAAAGGTGGCCAATATAGAGGTTACTTTGCCTCCTTTATAATATTATGCCTTTTTGGATGTGTCGTTGCCGTAGTTTGGTACGGAATTACCTTGACCATAAAAGGCGAAGTAGAAGGCGTTGGAGATTTAATTTCCTTTATACTATACACTACCTTCATAGGAGCGTCTTTTGGTGGTATTGCCGAGATGTATGCACAAATTCAAAAAGCAGTTGGTGCCACAGAGCGTGTTTTTGAATTATTAGACGAAAAACCAGAAGCCATATCTACCACCATAGATACAGCAAATCCAATTAAATTAAAAGGAACCGTAAACTTTTGTAACGTGGCTTTTAGCTACCCATCGCGTAAAGAAATAGAAGTGCTTAAAGCAGTAAGCTTTGATGTTGCCTTTGGACAAAAAATTGCCATAGTTGGCCCTAGTGGAGCGGGTAAATCTACTATTGCTTCTTTACTGTTGCGTTTTTATGATATTGAAAGCGGAACGATCTTAATTGATGGTAAAAACATCTATGATTATGATCTGGAAACGTTAAGAGGCAACATGAGTATTGTTCCTCAAGATGTGATCCTTTTTGGTGGAACCATTAAAGAAAATATTGCCTACGGTAAACCCAACGCCACAGAGGATGAAATTTATATGGCCGCAAAACAAGCCAACGCTTTAAATTTTATAGAAGGTTTTCCAGAAAAATTTGAAACCATTGTAGGCGAAAGAGGAATTAAATTATCTGGCGGACAACGCCAACGTATAGCCATTGCCAGAGCTTTGCTTAAAAATCCGAGTATTTTGATTCTGGACGAAGCCACATCCTCCTTAGATAGTGAGAGCGAAAAACTGGTTCAAGAAGCCTTAGAGATACTTATGCAAGGGCGAACAAGTATTATAATTGCTCACCGACTAGCAACCATCCGTAGTGCCGATCAAATTTTGGTTCTAGACAACGGAATTGTTTCCGAAAAAGGAACCCATCAAGAGCTAATTGCTTTAGAAAACGGTAAATATAAAAACTTAAGCACCTTACAGTTTACCGATTTTTAA
- a CDS encoding 2OG-Fe(II) oxygenase: protein MENSFEALIATYIANGVGISEFFLSTTLSTNLRQNLCNLQQKSLLIAAGTGNAAMVSYDTDIRSDSIYWLDKKHNDPFENQFFAQMEAFILYLNESCFAGITGYEFHYALYEKGDFYLQHLDQFKSNPSRKYSIICYLNPDWKEADGGELLIHLLDTNQKIPPTAGKTVFFKSDQLLHEVLLTNTTRMSITGWLKSD from the coding sequence ATGGAAAATAGCTTTGAAGCTTTGATTGCTACTTATATTGCTAATGGGGTAGGGATTTCGGAATTTTTTTTGAGCACTACTTTATCGACTAACTTAAGACAAAATTTATGTAATTTACAACAAAAGAGTTTGCTTATTGCTGCCGGTACCGGAAATGCTGCTATGGTATCTTATGATACGGATATACGTAGTGATTCTATTTATTGGTTGGATAAAAAACACAACGATCCTTTTGAAAACCAATTTTTTGCTCAAATGGAGGCTTTTATTCTTTATTTGAATGAAAGTTGTTTTGCAGGTATTACGGGCTACGAATTTCATTATGCATTGTATGAAAAGGGCGATTTTTATTTGCAACATTTAGACCAATTTAAAAGCAATCCAAGCAGAAAGTATTCTATTATTTGTTATTTAAATCCGGATTGGAAAGAAGCAGATGGAGGCGAATTATTGATCCATCTTTTGGATACAAACCAAAAAATTCCTCCTACGGCTGGCAAAACCGTTTTTTTTAAAAGTGATCAATTGTTGCATGAAGTTTTGCTTACTAATACTACCAGAATGAGTATTACTGGCTGGTTAAAGAGTGATTAA
- a CDS encoding ISAon1 family transposase: MDSSPNDCNAIASFYGVSGKNLQHQYKDFLSDFKIWDQKLHAKQWLIFPENIGKRLSIDETSLSNGELYTILTNKAGKGKKGTIVAMIAGTKAETVISVIEKIPLKQRNLVKEITLDMAANMGLIAKKCFPNATRVTDRFHVQKLALEALQEIRIKYRWQAIDQENQAIEKAKKNKKRFEPEVLTNGDTIKQLLARSRYFLYKNKSKWTANQLQRALLLFELYPDIKEAYNLSQGLRNIFENTTDKIIGFARLAKWHEKVNQSGFKSFNTISRTIINHYQSILNYFDNRSTNASAESFNAKIKAFRSQFRGVRNVEFFLFRLTNIYA; encoded by the coding sequence ATAGATTCCAGCCCAAATGATTGCAATGCTATAGCCTCTTTCTATGGTGTTAGCGGTAAAAATCTACAACATCAATACAAAGATTTCTTAAGTGATTTCAAAATATGGGATCAAAAACTACACGCAAAACAATGGCTTATATTTCCAGAAAACATAGGCAAACGCTTATCAATTGACGAAACCTCCTTGTCCAATGGCGAACTCTATACTATTTTGACCAACAAAGCTGGAAAGGGAAAGAAAGGAACTATAGTGGCTATGATTGCAGGAACTAAAGCGGAAACAGTTATTAGTGTTATTGAAAAAATACCGCTTAAACAGCGCAATCTAGTCAAGGAAATTACTCTTGACATGGCAGCAAACATGGGATTGATAGCTAAAAAATGTTTCCCTAATGCCACTCGTGTCACAGATAGATTCCATGTGCAAAAATTAGCGTTAGAGGCTTTACAAGAAATCAGGATCAAATACCGTTGGCAAGCTATAGACCAAGAAAATCAGGCAATAGAAAAAGCGAAGAAAAACAAGAAAAGGTTTGAGCCTGAAGTATTGACTAATGGAGATACTATTAAGCAGTTACTTGCTAGAAGTAGGTATTTCTTATACAAGAATAAATCAAAATGGACGGCGAATCAATTACAACGAGCATTATTGTTGTTTGAATTATATCCCGACATAAAAGAAGCTTACAATCTATCTCAAGGATTACGGAACATTTTTGAAAACACAACCGATAAAATCATTGGTTTTGCCAGACTAGCTAAATGGCATGAAAAAGTAAATCAATCAGGATTTAAGTCTTTCAATACAATATCTCGAACCATAATCAATCATTATCAAAGCATATTAAACTATTTTGATAACAGAAGTACTAATGCATCAGCAGAATCCTTTAACGCCAAAATAAAAGCTTTTAGATCTCAGTTTAGAGGTGTTCGAAATGTAGAATTCTTTCTTTTTAGGCTAACTAATATTTATGCCTAA
- a CDS encoding IS4 family transposase, which yields MNQGKYVFSQLVEFLPQRVFDRFVTKYDGNKYVKHFTCWNQLLSMIFGQLSSRDSLRDLIIVIEAHQSKSYHLGFGKSVTRSNLSKANENRNYKIFEDFANHLILIAQDKNYNNSFEIKGNIYAFDSSTIDLCLSVFWWAHFRTTKAGIKLHTLFDINTQIRVFIHITEANIYDVNAMDIINYEAFAYYIFDRAYVDYLRLYRITKSSAYFVVRAKSNLKFKRMYSKKTDKSTGVIYDQIGKIDGFYTSKDYPGKIRKVKYINPENKKTLIFLTNNFDLSAQQIALLYK from the coding sequence ATGAATCAAGGAAAATATGTCTTTTCTCAATTGGTTGAATTTCTGCCACAACGTGTTTTTGATAGATTTGTAACAAAGTATGATGGTAATAAATATGTTAAACATTTTACTTGTTGGAATCAACTTTTATCTATGATTTTCGGTCAATTATCTTCTCGTGATAGCTTGAGAGATTTAATAATTGTTATCGAAGCACATCAATCAAAATCGTATCATTTAGGTTTTGGTAAAAGTGTTACTCGAAGCAACTTATCCAAGGCAAATGAGAATCGTAATTATAAGATATTTGAAGACTTTGCTAACCATTTAATATTGATTGCTCAAGATAAAAACTACAACAATAGTTTTGAAATAAAAGGCAATATTTATGCATTTGATTCTTCAACAATTGACTTATGTCTAAGTGTATTTTGGTGGGCTCATTTTAGAACAACCAAAGCTGGAATAAAACTCCACACACTTTTTGATATAAATACACAAATCCGCGTTTTTATTCATATTACAGAGGCAAATATTTACGATGTTAACGCGATGGATATTATTAATTATGAGGCTTTTGCTTATTATATTTTTGACCGTGCTTACGTTGATTATTTAAGGCTTTATAGAATTACTAAATCATCAGCTTATTTTGTTGTTAGAGCAAAATCAAATTTAAAATTCAAGAGGATGTATTCCAAAAAAACGGATAAATCAACAGGAGTTATCTATGATCAAATAGGAAAAATCGACGGATTTTATACTTCAAAAGATTATCCCGGAAAGATAAGAAAAGTAAAGTATATTAATCCTGAAAATAAAAAAACACTAATCTTTTTGACCAACAATTTTGATTTATCAGCCCAACAAATCGCCTTACTTTATAAATAG
- a CDS encoding transposase — MYPDIEKAYDLAQDLRNIFEKTTDKIIGFAKLAKWHEKVNQSGFKSFNTISRTIINHYQTILNYFDNRSTNASAESFNAKIKAFRSQFRGVRNVEFFLFRLTTIYA, encoded by the coding sequence TTGTATCCTGACATTGAAAAAGCCTATGATTTAGCTCAGGATTTGAGAAATATCTTTGAGAAAACAACCGATAAAATTATTGGTTTTGCAAAATTAGCTAAATGGCATGAAAAAGTAAATCAATCTGGATTTAAGTCTTTCAATACAATCTCTCGCACAATTATAAATCATTACCAAACCATATTAAACTATTTTGATAACAGAAGTACTAATGCTTCGGCTGAATCGTTCAATGCAAAAATAAAAGCATTTAGATCTCAGTTTAGAGGTGTTCGAAATGTAGAATTCTTTCTTTTTAGGCTAACTACTATTTATGCCTAA
- a CDS encoding ISAon1 family transposase, translating to MDSKPNDCNAIASFYGVSGKNLQHQYKDFLSDFKIWDQKLHAKQWLIFPENIGKRLSIDETSLSNGELYTILTNKAGKGKKGTIVAMIAGTKAETVIAIIEKIPLKLRNSVTEITLDMAANMGLIAKKCFPNATRVIDRFHVQKLATEALQEIRIKYRWQAIDQENQAIEKAKKNKKRFEPEVLTNGDTIKQLLARSRYFLYKNKSKWTANQLQRALLLFELYPDIKEAYNLSQELRNIFENTTDKIIGFARLAKWHEKVNQSGFKSFNTISRSIMNHYQSILNYFDNRSTNASAESFNAKIKAFRSQFRGVRNVEFFLFRLTTIYA from the coding sequence ATAGATTCCAAGCCTAATGATTGCAATGCTATCGCCTCTTTCTATGGCGTTAGCGGTAAGAATCTACAACATCAATACAAAGATTTCTTAAGTGATTTCAAAATATGGGATCAAAAACTACACGCAAAACAATGGCTTATATTTCCAGAAAACATAGGCAAACGCTTATCAATTGACGAAACCTCCTTGTCCAATGGCGAACTCTATACTATTTTGACCAACAAAGCTGGAAAGGGAAAGAAAGGAACTATAGTCGCTATGATTGCTGGAACCAAAGCAGAAACAGTAATTGCTATTATCGAAAAAATACCGCTTAAACTACGAAATTCTGTTACCGAAATAACTCTTGACATGGCAGCAAACATGGGATTGATTGCTAAAAAATGTTTCCCTAATGCTACTCGCGTCATCGACCGGTTCCATGTTCAAAAATTGGCTACAGAAGCTTTACAGGAAATAAGAATTAAATACCGTTGGCAAGCTATAGACCAAGAAAATCAGGCAATAGAAAAAGCGAAGAAAAACAAGAAAAGGTTTGAGCCTGAAGTATTGACTAATGGAGATACTATTAAGCAGTTACTTGCTAGAAGTAGGTATTTCTTATACAAGAATAAATCAAAATGGACGGCGAATCAATTACAACGAGCATTATTGTTGTTTGAATTATATCCCGACATAAAAGAAGCTTACAATCTATCTCAAGAATTACGGAACATTTTTGAAAACACAACGGATAAAATCATTGGTTTTGCCAGACTAGCTAAATGGCATGAAAAAGTAAATCAATCTGGTTTTAAGTCTTTCAATACAATCTCAAGATCGATAATGAATCATTATCAAAGCATATTAAACTATTTTGATAACAGAAGTACTAATGCATCAGCAGAATCCTTTAACGCCAAAATAAAAGCTTTTAGATCTCAGTTTAGAGGTGTTCGAAATGTAGAATTCTTTCTTTTTAGGCTAACTACTATTTATGCCTAA
- a CDS encoding ISAon1 family transposase N-terminal region protein, whose amino-acid sequence MQDSFVDLLKLLLPEIIVEYFELTSYKKEEEILHLYLKEINSIPKEHRQSKLSSKGFFDEITVQDFPIRGHQVYLHITRRRWLNEDTGKVVFRDWNLVADGTRVTQEFASFLKEIHRFQA is encoded by the coding sequence ATGCAAGATTCTTTTGTCGACCTTCTCAAGTTGTTACTTCCTGAAATTATAGTTGAATACTTTGAACTGACTTCCTATAAAAAAGAGGAAGAGATACTTCATCTTTACTTAAAGGAGATTAATTCAATTCCTAAAGAACATCGACAATCAAAATTGAGCTCAAAAGGATTCTTTGATGAAATAACAGTTCAGGATTTCCCTATTCGTGGGCATCAGGTATATCTTCATATCACTCGAAGAAGATGGCTGAATGAAGATACTGGAAAAGTAGTTTTTAGAGATTGGAATTTAGTAGCAGACGGAACTCGGGTGACACAGGAGTTTGCGTCTTTTTTAAAAGAGATCCATAGATTCCAAGCCTAA